The Peribacillus sp. FSL P2-0133 genome has a segment encoding these proteins:
- a CDS encoding ABC transporter permease subunit: MNNFAVLAKKEFVQMLREYKVIWLPLVFIFLGITQPVVSYYLPSILEALGGGQGITIDPSMAAQKGGEVLASTLGSQFDQLGVMIIIVSMMGVVQSDKANGMLAFILTRPVTVGSYISGKIISNYLFVACSVALGYLVSYLYVVFLFTSVDFGDLVVALLFYLLWILFIVSFTTMISTIFNSQGIIALISIVFLLGCRIIVGLSPVIDNVNPASMSKHAMEVLILGTVNSQAIWGAIAALALTAVTILVTNIWISKKKFNNE; this comes from the coding sequence ATGAATAATTTTGCCGTTTTAGCTAAAAAGGAATTTGTTCAGATGTTACGTGAATATAAAGTGATTTGGCTGCCGCTTGTATTTATATTTTTAGGAATAACTCAACCAGTCGTAAGCTATTATTTACCTTCAATATTAGAGGCACTGGGCGGGGGCCAAGGGATCACCATTGATCCAAGCATGGCTGCCCAAAAAGGCGGCGAAGTTCTTGCTAGTACCTTAGGGTCTCAATTCGATCAGCTAGGGGTCATGATCATCATCGTTTCCATGATGGGAGTCGTACAATCCGATAAAGCAAATGGAATGCTGGCTTTCATTCTTACAAGGCCAGTGACGGTTGGATCTTATATAAGCGGGAAAATCATTTCCAATTATCTGTTTGTTGCCTGCAGTGTAGCATTGGGATATTTGGTTTCATATCTGTATGTAGTTTTTTTGTTTACGAGTGTTGATTTTGGGGATTTAGTAGTGGCTTTGCTGTTCTATCTGCTGTGGATCCTATTTATCGTTTCATTCACGACGATGATCAGTACCATTTTTAATAGTCAGGGTATTATTGCATTAATTTCGATAGTATTTCTCCTCGGCTGTAGAATCATAGTTGGGTTAAGTCCGGTTATAGACAATGTGAATCCGGCAAGCATGAGTAAACATGCCATGGAAGTACTGATTTTAGGCACAGTCAATTCACAGGCGATTTGGGGTGCAATAGCGGCACTTGCGTTAACGGCAGTAACGATATTGGTAACGAATATATGGATTTCAAAAAAGAAATTCAATAACGAGTAA
- a CDS encoding ABC transporter ATP-binding protein, with protein sequence MLSITDLEKSYSAKKILNGVNLEIKKGEILGFIGANGAGKTTTLNIITGILDSENGKVEINGLTKEDGIEYKKQFFFIPDTINVFNNVSGFDWIRFLMNLYGNDDKERLGKYINRFGMQESIKKPMGSYSYGMMHKVSLIAAFTINPPIIIMDEPLNGLDPNAVLVFKGLIKQYVETGGTVFFSTHLLDVAEKICNTVAILKEGKIILHDEIQNIIGESSLESTFMEAQVYEGKTSVN encoded by the coding sequence TTGTTAAGCATCACAGATTTAGAGAAAAGCTACTCGGCCAAGAAGATTTTGAATGGTGTAAATCTAGAAATCAAAAAAGGGGAAATCTTAGGTTTTATAGGGGCAAATGGTGCAGGGAAAACCACGACGCTGAATATTATTACGGGTATTTTAGATTCTGAAAATGGAAAGGTTGAAATAAATGGCCTTACCAAAGAAGACGGCATAGAATATAAAAAACAATTTTTCTTCATCCCTGATACTATCAATGTTTTTAACAATGTTTCGGGATTTGATTGGATTCGTTTCTTGATGAACCTATATGGAAATGATGACAAAGAACGTTTGGGGAAATATATCAATCGGTTTGGGATGCAGGAGTCCATTAAAAAGCCAATGGGAAGTTATTCTTATGGAATGATGCATAAGGTATCCCTGATAGCGGCTTTTACCATTAATCCCCCGATCATCATTATGGATGAACCGTTAAATGGATTAGACCCAAACGCCGTTTTAGTTTTTAAGGGGTTAATCAAACAATATGTTGAAACGGGCGGTACAGTGTTTTTCTCGACGCATCTGCTGGATGTGGCAGAGAAAATTTGTAATACAGTGGCTATTTTAAAAGAGGGGAAAATCATCCTGCATGATGAAATACAAAATATAATAGGTGAAAGTTCATTAGAATCTACCTTTATGGAGGCTCAGGTATATGAAGGAAAAACTTCAGTTAACTAG
- a CDS encoding transposase, translated as MGKHHDRDFKIYAARLVLEEGRKPRELAEELNISTPTLRNWVNIYKETNEEGQADSSIGLSGLSLKEEKDKIIKDLQEENEILKKAMHIFTKQPK; from the coding sequence ATGGGGAAGCACCATGATAGAGATTTTAAAATTTATGCTGCTCGATTAGTATTGGAAGAAGGCAGAAAACCTAGGGAATTGGCCGAAGAACTTAATATCTCGACACCTACATTAAGAAATTGGGTCAATATCTATAAAGAAACAAATGAAGAGGGACAGGCGGACTCCAGTATTGGTTTATCAGGTCTCAGTCTGAAAGAGGAAAAGGATAAAATAATTAAAGATTTACAGGAAGAGAATGAGATATTAAAAAAGGCAATGCACATTTTTACGAAACAACCAAAATGA
- a CDS encoding 4'-phosphopantetheinyl transferase family protein produces the protein MIEYFMNKKKIYKSYIKFYEADSVNLDYIDDIFNEKEWNYLNLQNGKRTIEAKKSLYFGKKAIMEFLDIDLDEIKNVSLLKGVFGQPIIVNNLFLLMNMNIGISITHTDKTFGILIFDQLHPMGIDIETKTKTDSEFLETYLTETEKKMIKDSEGLLNKEIFFSAKESLSKILKTGLTSPLEIYEISKVEMNHDNISLFYRNFSQYKSTVVLVNDEIRSVTFPINSTKIIEGEYQWN, from the coding sequence TTGATTGAATATTTTATGAATAAGAAGAAAATTTATAAATCTTACATCAAGTTTTATGAAGCGGATTCAGTCAATTTGGACTATATTGATGATATTTTCAACGAAAAGGAATGGAATTATCTTAATTTGCAAAATGGCAAAAGAACCATCGAAGCAAAGAAAAGTTTGTACTTTGGAAAAAAAGCAATTATGGAGTTTTTAGATATAGATTTGGATGAAATAAAGAATGTATCACTGTTGAAAGGAGTCTTTGGACAGCCCATTATTGTTAATAACTTGTTCTTATTAATGAACATGAACATTGGTATATCCATCACTCATACGGATAAAACATTCGGAATATTGATTTTTGATCAACTGCATCCAATGGGAATCGATATTGAAACTAAAACGAAAACTGATTCTGAATTTTTAGAGACCTATTTAACAGAAACCGAGAAAAAAATGATTAAGGATAGTGAAGGTCTTTTAAATAAGGAAATTTTCTTTAGTGCAAAAGAAAGTCTATCAAAAATACTAAAAACAGGATTGACCTCACCACTGGAAATCTATGAGATTTCCAAGGTTGAAATGAATCATGATAACATCTCACTTTTCTATAGGAATTTTTCCCAGTACAAATCAACGGTTGTACTCGTGAATGATGAAATAAGAAGCGTTACCTTTCCAATAAATTCTACGAAAATAATTGAGGGGGAATACCAATGGAATTAA
- a CDS encoding amino acid adenylation domain-containing protein, giving the protein MKMNSLANLFEESVREYGDNIAVRNKDMQFTYKETNILANKMALYIKEKGINKGDNVGIYIEKSEHVLFLIIALLKLGATYVPIDPKSPDERVKHIIKNSELKLLIGDKGRISGIDCNYVTLDEVIENSNDMAGENFHTLIDPEDPAYIIFTSGSTGKPKGVCVSHENVMNLFLGCDGLFEFNNKDIWTFFHSYAFDFSVWEMWGAWIYGGEVVVVSFEESRNPISFVDLLINTQTTVFNCTPSAFFEVIGELINRQNELSLKYIIFGGEALNFKKLTQWFSPENGRLPKLINMYGITETTVHVTYKEIAKSDVEKGITNIGKVLPHLGFKVMNQNGEEVTGDEEGELYVSGKGVSLGYYKNTMMNKMKFTDIDNVRYYKSGDVVKVLDDGDLQYIARNDEQVQLRGFRIELGEIESSYNDLKNIKNAVVTMDKAFNDDMHLFLYYVADEELAADYLRESVKSSLPAYMIPSFFIKVDNIPLTVNGKLDKSLLPKIVIKDCEAPSNIKSPVDETISEKVRELVVSIIGNGVIKNNQSLLECGMNSLSIMRLIVKIKNQFQIEIAPSVLLENDTIMKLSRVIETRQKEEVKQDYTPININARNTYPLTYEQENLWFIHKTNVDKSLYNIVFSYEISGEVNEGNLELSLDELSNKHQILKSVIREESGMGILAFDESIHHYINYFDVSDIPLDMQEEKINHLVMEETERQFDLGNGPLLSISLVKTNECEHQLLCNIHHIIFDGWSIPLMINDWFSIYEEIENGERNDRDNQSIQYGDYALWQKNSPNYVSGKDNEFWSNEITALRQKSFLQYDHQKTGEGKSTSDIISFLLPKEIQNNLESLHKKTKSTLYMSLLTAYQTFLSVYFDEEEVVVGSPLAKRNHVDTEQLIGYFVNTLPFKLNVSQEDSFEEILRKNIKVIAGVFDHQNLPTREILKYLSAERTMGNTPLFDTVFVLQNNQKEKLAYRNFTLKPKKINTFKAKFDLVVQAEEMDGDELFISFEFNKSLFNKATIQRMASNFQYWLQEITTEESKKIKDITYLEPQQLRSIIEMGTGNVNQEVEDQRFEDVITKFENIVSTNFSDVAIVHGDDQVTYSELNARANQVAHRLFRNHVNVEDRIGIFMDRSINMVTAILAIMKVGAAYVPLDPSQPESRLKHMIEDSQIKYCLSNEEGLSKYPGDEGKLICIEDILKEREIECEEFVSRKISESDLAYIIYTSGTTGKPKGVMIEHGGLANLCNWHINYYSVDGKDAAVLVSNTSFDASVWEIFPYLTNGNKLVILDYYDLLDVEILSEKLEKEKITLAFFSTGLLEQLFINDMKFPESIRAILTGGDRLKTIPDHLNFDLYNNYGPTEGTVVSTAYKVLSSDDTVIPIGKPILNAEAYVFNTRIKPTPKGQIGELYIGGKGIARGYINNLEKNVESFIPNPFNPSRKLYKTGDLVKYTEDGNLLFAGRADDQVKIRGYRIELGEISAVLNKCTGIKDCFIAIKDESKAKKFIIAYYISDNDLEENYIRDYMKNHLPQYMIPSYFIKMESFPLTVNGKVDMKSLPDTKTNMEGTNNKSANNGTEQKLLKIWKEVLNNQEITIFDNFFECGGDSILSIQICSLAKKENLFITSKNIFEKQSIEELAKVVELTGDLTINQSDVFGKAPFTPIQSWFFTQQINNYNHWNQSVTLKGYPKLNEKRLQKIMAHIVRHHDGLRSRFNKDEAFSKVEEHIDSTENWTMNYVNLSNMNKDKQEREIARLGNGAQQGMNISNGPLMKIECINTGQNEHVIIWIIHHLLVDGVSWRILIEDFDRLYIQDINDQELKLDTKTTSYKEWANNLNQYKNSIPLGIKEYWLNEHKAVNENAIVKTGNVYDGKSFELKLNKEITNKIYNEMTKAYKASIDEIYLSVFATLIGKYFNKKDIHFTLEGHGREELFAGVDLSRTVGWFTTMSPVYIENKETISNTIQGTKKKLRTLPNKGIEYGILTELCGETHMKQNRPIISFNNLGRFHQSNELAAKEVIFFSEQDIQHNSYTEHEVDIELLVVNEEQTIKINYNRHFVREDFERYFQRNLPELLRTLEEETKLVKQMYRPEDFPLLDMPEEELNQLLRKETGIIDIYELTALQKGMLYHSLFDSESSQYKVQLIFDIKGFLDFEKLKNAIVTTSGKHDILKTKLYSSKKGLFYQLLMNSMDPEIEYEEIMDQQVKLEKLLADQYKMIDIENNRLNRFMIVKLTDNEYQLIWTFHHIIMDGWSYSMVINDIFNSYHSIAPSSSGSASFKEYVEYMKDYTSNKELREYWAGKLEGARNSGSSITGVLEGEGYIENCYLKVLDEELIDTIQRFCQEYKITMNTFFLTIWLATLKEVKGTENVCCGVVTSGRNIPVRNIEAMVGPFINTVPFIKHISQEKTYIELLDEVQKEFLELSAYENTPLSEIYEWANLENHLFESLYAFENYPMLLANNDEINVSLKEGRETTHYPIVIIITPGSSVQIKFNEAAVNPKLRSSVLPIFNRILSEMLEKMKVK; this is encoded by the coding sequence ATGAAGATGAATTCTTTAGCGAATCTATTTGAAGAAAGTGTTAGGGAATATGGTGACAATATTGCAGTAAGAAATAAGGATATGCAATTTACATATAAAGAAACGAATATCTTGGCAAATAAAATGGCGCTGTACATAAAGGAGAAAGGGATAAATAAAGGAGATAATGTCGGAATCTATATTGAAAAGTCGGAGCATGTTTTATTTTTAATCATAGCACTCCTTAAATTGGGGGCTACCTATGTACCTATCGACCCTAAAAGTCCTGATGAAAGAGTAAAGCATATAATAAAGAATTCAGAATTGAAGTTATTGATTGGGGATAAAGGCCGGATTAGCGGCATTGATTGCAATTATGTAACCCTCGATGAAGTGATAGAGAATTCAAATGATATGGCAGGTGAGAATTTCCATACCTTAATTGATCCAGAGGATCCAGCTTATATCATTTTCACATCGGGCTCTACAGGAAAGCCTAAAGGAGTTTGCGTTTCACATGAAAATGTCATGAACTTGTTTTTAGGCTGCGACGGTTTGTTCGAGTTTAATAATAAAGATATATGGACATTTTTCCATTCCTACGCATTTGATTTCTCCGTCTGGGAGATGTGGGGGGCTTGGATATATGGCGGAGAAGTTGTAGTGGTTTCATTTGAGGAAAGCAGAAATCCAATATCCTTTGTTGATTTATTGATAAATACACAAACAACCGTTTTCAATTGTACACCAAGCGCTTTTTTCGAGGTGATTGGTGAACTCATAAACCGACAAAATGAATTAAGTTTAAAATACATCATTTTTGGAGGGGAAGCATTAAACTTCAAGAAATTGACGCAGTGGTTTTCTCCCGAAAATGGCAGGCTGCCAAAGCTAATAAATATGTACGGAATAACTGAAACCACCGTGCATGTAACATACAAAGAAATCGCTAAGAGTGATGTGGAAAAAGGAATTACGAATATCGGAAAAGTCTTGCCACATCTTGGGTTCAAGGTGATGAATCAAAATGGAGAAGAAGTAACTGGAGATGAAGAGGGCGAGTTATACGTTTCAGGAAAAGGTGTTTCGCTAGGCTACTATAAAAATACCATGATGAATAAGATGAAATTTACGGATATTGATAATGTTCGCTACTATAAGTCAGGGGATGTAGTGAAAGTTTTGGATGATGGTGATCTGCAATATATCGCCAGGAATGATGAGCAAGTGCAGTTAAGAGGTTTCAGGATTGAATTAGGGGAAATAGAGAGCTCATATAATGATTTGAAAAACATCAAGAATGCAGTCGTTACGATGGATAAAGCGTTTAATGATGATATGCATCTATTTTTATACTATGTTGCTGATGAAGAATTAGCTGCTGATTATTTGAGGGAAAGTGTAAAAAGCTCTTTGCCAGCCTATATGATACCAAGCTTTTTTATCAAGGTGGACAACATCCCCCTAACGGTAAATGGCAAACTGGATAAATCTTTATTACCCAAAATCGTCATAAAAGACTGTGAAGCTCCATCGAATATCAAGAGTCCAGTGGATGAAACAATTAGTGAAAAAGTAAGAGAATTGGTTGTTAGCATCATAGGCAATGGGGTTATAAAAAATAATCAGTCCCTACTTGAATGTGGAATGAACTCATTATCGATAATGAGATTAATTGTCAAGATTAAAAATCAATTTCAAATTGAAATTGCTCCTTCAGTTTTATTGGAGAACGATACGATTATGAAATTATCCCGGGTCATAGAAACTCGTCAAAAAGAAGAGGTAAAGCAAGATTATACACCGATCAATATTAATGCCAGAAATACATACCCTTTAACATATGAACAAGAAAATTTGTGGTTCATTCACAAAACCAATGTAGACAAATCGTTATATAACATAGTTTTTTCGTATGAAATATCAGGTGAAGTGAATGAAGGAAATCTAGAACTATCTTTAGATGAGCTAAGCAATAAACATCAAATATTAAAAAGTGTCATTAGAGAAGAATCTGGAATGGGCATCTTGGCTTTCGATGAGTCGATTCATCATTATATTAACTATTTCGATGTTTCGGATATTCCTTTAGACATGCAGGAAGAAAAAATAAATCACTTGGTGATGGAAGAAACGGAACGGCAATTTGATTTAGGAAATGGTCCTCTCTTATCGATTTCGCTAGTGAAGACAAATGAATGTGAACATCAATTATTATGTAACATCCACCATATTATTTTTGATGGTTGGTCGATTCCATTAATGATCAATGATTGGTTTTCCATTTATGAGGAAATCGAGAATGGCGAACGAAATGATAGAGATAACCAATCAATCCAATATGGAGATTATGCTTTATGGCAAAAAAACTCGCCAAATTATGTAAGTGGTAAGGATAATGAGTTCTGGAGTAATGAAATAACTGCATTACGGCAAAAGTCCTTTTTACAATATGATCATCAAAAAACCGGAGAAGGTAAAAGCACTTCCGATATTATCAGCTTTTTGTTACCTAAAGAAATTCAAAACAACCTGGAAAGTCTTCATAAAAAAACGAAATCGACTTTGTACATGAGTTTACTTACCGCCTATCAAACCTTTTTATCGGTGTACTTTGATGAAGAGGAAGTTGTCGTCGGAAGTCCTTTGGCAAAGAGAAACCATGTGGATACTGAACAATTGATAGGATATTTCGTCAACACATTGCCCTTTAAATTAAATGTATCCCAGGAAGATTCATTTGAAGAAATATTGCGGAAAAATATAAAAGTTATTGCAGGTGTTTTTGACCATCAAAATTTACCTACTAGGGAAATTTTGAAATATTTATCGGCAGAAAGAACCATGGGAAATACGCCATTGTTCGATACAGTATTTGTCCTGCAAAATAACCAAAAAGAAAAGCTGGCATATAGAAATTTCACGTTAAAGCCGAAAAAAATCAATACCTTTAAAGCTAAATTTGATTTAGTTGTTCAGGCAGAAGAAATGGATGGGGATGAATTATTCATTTCGTTTGAATTCAACAAATCATTATTTAATAAAGCGACGATTCAAAGAATGGCTAGTAATTTTCAGTATTGGCTGCAAGAGATTACAACCGAGGAAAGCAAGAAGATAAAGGACATCACCTACTTAGAGCCTCAACAGTTACGATCAATAATCGAAATGGGTACAGGCAATGTAAATCAAGAAGTGGAAGATCAGCGTTTTGAAGATGTAATAACTAAGTTTGAGAATATAGTAAGTACAAATTTCAGTGATGTTGCCATTGTTCATGGTGATGACCAAGTGACGTATAGCGAGTTAAATGCCCGGGCAAATCAGGTGGCGCACCGATTATTCCGAAACCATGTAAATGTAGAAGATAGAATTGGGATTTTTATGGATCGATCGATCAATATGGTTACGGCCATTTTAGCCATTATGAAAGTTGGGGCGGCATATGTGCCTTTGGACCCGTCACAACCAGAGTCACGGCTGAAACATATGATTGAGGATTCTCAAATCAAATATTGTTTAAGTAATGAAGAAGGACTTTCAAAGTATCCCGGTGATGAAGGAAAACTAATATGTATCGAAGACATACTAAAAGAACGAGAAATTGAATGCGAAGAATTCGTTTCAAGAAAGATATCGGAAAGTGATCTGGCCTATATCATCTACACTTCAGGAACAACGGGAAAACCTAAAGGGGTCATGATTGAACATGGAGGGTTGGCTAACCTCTGTAATTGGCATATCAATTATTATTCTGTCGATGGAAAAGATGCAGCAGTACTAGTTTCGAATACATCTTTTGATGCTTCCGTTTGGGAGATATTCCCTTACCTGACAAATGGGAATAAACTCGTGATATTGGATTACTATGATTTATTGGATGTAGAGATCCTTTCGGAGAAGTTAGAAAAGGAGAAAATCACACTAGCGTTTTTTTCAACGGGACTGCTCGAGCAATTATTTATCAACGATATGAAATTTCCAGAATCAATCAGAGCCATTTTGACAGGTGGAGATCGTTTAAAAACAATACCCGATCATTTGAATTTTGATTTATATAATAATTACGGGCCAACTGAGGGCACTGTCGTTTCGACAGCATATAAGGTACTTTCAAGTGATGATACAGTGATCCCGATCGGAAAGCCGATCTTAAATGCAGAAGCATATGTATTCAATACCAGGATAAAGCCCACTCCTAAGGGTCAAATAGGCGAGTTGTATATCGGCGGGAAAGGCATTGCAAGAGGATATATAAATAATCTGGAGAAAAACGTTGAAAGCTTCATCCCAAATCCGTTCAATCCTTCAAGGAAGCTATATAAAACTGGAGATTTAGTTAAGTATACCGAGGATGGAAATTTACTATTTGCAGGCAGAGCGGATGACCAAGTGAAAATCAGGGGATATCGTATCGAACTTGGCGAGATCAGTGCCGTTCTAAATAAATGCACAGGTATAAAGGATTGCTTTATAGCGATAAAAGATGAATCTAAGGCAAAGAAATTCATCATTGCTTATTATATTTCTGACAATGACCTGGAAGAAAATTATATCCGGGATTATATGAAGAATCATCTTCCCCAATATATGATTCCTTCTTATTTCATTAAAATGGAGTCATTTCCGCTAACCGTTAACGGCAAAGTCGACATGAAGAGCCTGCCGGATACAAAAACGAACATGGAAGGAACCAACAATAAAAGTGCCAATAATGGAACGGAACAAAAATTGTTAAAGATATGGAAAGAGGTGTTGAATAATCAGGAAATAACCATCTTTGATAACTTTTTCGAATGTGGAGGAGACTCCATCCTAAGCATTCAAATTTGTTCACTTGCCAAGAAAGAAAATCTTTTCATTACTTCAAAAAACATCTTTGAAAAACAAAGTATCGAAGAGCTGGCAAAGGTTGTGGAATTGACGGGCGATTTAACGATAAATCAGTCTGATGTTTTTGGAAAGGCGCCATTTACACCTATTCAAAGTTGGTTTTTCACTCAACAAATAAATAATTATAATCATTGGAATCAATCTGTAACGTTAAAGGGATACCCGAAATTGAATGAGAAGCGGCTGCAAAAGATCATGGCTCATATCGTTAGACATCATGATGGGCTGAGATCAAGGTTCAATAAAGATGAAGCATTTTCGAAAGTGGAAGAGCATATCGATTCGACTGAAAATTGGACTATGAATTACGTAAATCTATCGAACATGAATAAGGACAAACAGGAACGGGAAATAGCTAGACTCGGGAACGGTGCACAGCAGGGCATGAACATTTCAAACGGACCACTGATGAAAATCGAATGCATCAATACTGGCCAAAATGAGCATGTAATCATTTGGATCATTCATCATTTACTTGTTGATGGGGTTTCCTGGAGAATATTGATCGAAGATTTTGACCGGCTATATATTCAAGATATCAACGATCAAGAACTAAAACTGGATACTAAAACGACATCATATAAGGAATGGGCGAATAATCTAAACCAATACAAAAATAGCATTCCATTAGGCATTAAAGAGTACTGGCTGAATGAACATAAGGCAGTAAACGAAAATGCCATAGTCAAAACAGGGAATGTTTACGATGGAAAATCATTTGAATTGAAGCTGAATAAAGAGATTACAAACAAAATCTATAATGAAATGACAAAAGCGTATAAAGCATCTATTGATGAAATATATTTATCAGTTTTCGCAACGCTAATCGGGAAGTATTTTAATAAAAAGGATATTCATTTCACTTTGGAGGGACATGGCCGCGAAGAATTATTTGCAGGTGTCGATTTGTCCAGGACAGTAGGATGGTTTACGACCATGAGCCCGGTTTATATAGAAAATAAAGAAACCATTTCGAACACGATTCAAGGTACAAAGAAAAAGTTAAGGACACTGCCTAATAAAGGGATTGAGTATGGAATCTTGACCGAATTATGTGGCGAGACACATATGAAACAAAATAGGCCGATCATCAGTTTTAATAATTTAGGCAGATTTCACCAAAGTAATGAATTGGCTGCAAAAGAGGTCATCTTTTTTAGTGAACAAGATATTCAACATAATTCCTATACCGAGCATGAAGTCGATATTGAATTGCTTGTAGTGAACGAAGAGCAAACTATAAAAATAAACTATAACAGACATTTCGTAAGAGAAGATTTTGAAAGATATTTTCAACGCAATTTGCCGGAATTGTTGCGGACATTGGAAGAAGAAACAAAATTGGTAAAACAGATGTACCGTCCGGAAGACTTTCCATTGTTGGATATGCCTGAAGAGGAACTTAACCAACTACTGCGCAAAGAAACAGGAATTATTGATATTTATGAATTGACTGCTTTGCAAAAAGGGATGTTGTACCATAGCTTGTTTGATAGTGAGAGCAGCCAGTATAAAGTGCAACTCATATTTGATATTAAAGGTTTTCTGGACTTTGAAAAATTAAAGAATGCCATTGTGACAACGTCAGGGAAACATGACATTTTAAAAACGAAATTATATTCAAGTAAAAAAGGGTTATTCTACCAATTGTTAATGAATTCCATGGATCCCGAGATTGAATATGAAGAAATAATGGATCAACAAGTAAAGCTGGAAAAGTTGTTAGCAGATCAATATAAGATGATAGATATCGAGAACAATAGGTTGAATCGATTTATGATCGTTAAGCTTACGGACAATGAATACCAATTAATATGGACATTCCATCATATTATTATGGATGGCTGGAGTTATTCGATGGTTATTAATGACATCTTTAATTCTTATCATTCCATAGCACCATCATCATCCGGTAGTGCTTCATTTAAAGAGTATGTTGAATATATGAAAGATTATACGAGTAATAAGGAGCTGCGGGAATATTGGGCAGGGAAATTGGAAGGTGCCCGAAATTCCGGATCCAGTATAACGGGAGTGTTGGAAGGCGAGGGATACATTGAAAATTGTTACTTGAAAGTACTGGATGAGGAATTGATTGATACCATTCAACGATTCTGTCAGGAATACAAGATTACCATGAATACTTTCTTTCTAACTATATGGCTAGCCACTTTAAAAGAAGTAAAAGGTACGGAAAATGTATGCTGCGGTGTAGTGACATCCGGCAGGAATATCCCAGTCCGGAATATTGAGGCCATGGTTGGTCCATTTATCAATACTGTGCCATTTATAAAGCATATCAGCCAAGAAAAGACTTACATTGAACTGCTCGATGAAGTTCAAAAAGAGTTTTTGGAACTAAGTGCCTATGAGAATACACCATTATCAGAGATTTATGAGTGGGCTAATTTGGAGAATCATTTGTTTGAATCATTATATGCTTTTGAAAACTATCCCATGCTACTAGCTAATAATGATGAAATCAATGTGAGTTTGAAAGAAGGACGGGAAACGACCCATTATCCAATCGTCATTATCATCACCCCGGGTTCAAGTGTTCAAATTAAGTTTAATGAGGCAGCGGTCAATCCAAAGTTAAGGTCATCAGTACTTCCTATATTTAATCGAATCTTAAGCGAAATGTTAGAAAAAATGAAAGTTAAGTGA
- a CDS encoding phosphopantetheine-binding protein: METTIAVKERLIEEKLIGFWKEILEQETIGTDSNFFDLGGNSLLAMQFIQMVKNNMGVRLPIKVMFEQSTIQELSVLIKQLDDINKLG; the protein is encoded by the coding sequence ATGGAAACAACTATTGCTGTTAAGGAAAGGTTAATTGAGGAAAAGCTTATAGGATTTTGGAAAGAGATTTTAGAACAAGAGACTATAGGTACAGATTCCAACTTCTTTGACTTAGGAGGGAATTCCCTTTTAGCCATGCAATTCATTCAAATGGTGAAGAATAACATGGGAGTGAGATTACCAATCAAAGTGATGTTCGAACAATCAACCATCCAGGAACTATCCGTACTCATCAAACAATTGGATGATATTAATAAGTTAGGTTGA